Proteins encoded within one genomic window of Besnoitia besnoiti strain Bb-Ger1 chromosome II, whole genome shotgun sequence:
- a CDS encoding hypothetical protein (encoded by transcript BESB_037600), whose translation MESKTPSIAQPRPLPVKRRKAQSSSDSLGSRPRLTGTACSGSLSSQSSSLPTVTSSSLTVLPLSSWPFVSLSEAASSASAPLPPSVSSLSADAHLSASLPSGVSPRQPPSASYSCRLCYACLRASLRRRLEAAGWLVDSGLKFGVDFILYSRSKDHSHADLGVLLIPYEQATHLAASSLAGASVSSPSSAAASSWFIAGQEASAVLCRVTWRDVVAAARLCLSVSKRLLLAVPFIPATRARTANDAANLSLCKQSEGPAQTRTSSNDTLGEPGESVFLYASSRDSSHISKPPSWLSAACPDSARTAAAPAVSSESRLEPSSASASAGACPSSARAPGGEEQCACRSSAREADRKKRATHETSQLSLEAESETDAGEARREGDTTKAGLQEGIETRQGGVPSHRSTDEENRMSGSKNLIQRRAYRERTQDLRRAQKYPFLEKKKDWNLRAMRHKTQQQLVAHLAEKARTRNEEEFSFRMLKAKQGALLAFGDPQNGTSVALDDGAEDDLDGDHHRKPNGEDSRDEGEESGGQSESCDVSSEEESGDGEDEEAAECRWLSRARSRQLSDDAASLAYEEPHSMDGLSDLSGPAYSEDEAAARRHLTPKQKGAKRVQTWLDDLEQDTQHAKRLAKLAAKLQLKNDLAGKGRRKLVREGSGNVLPVYKWSAERKK comes from the exons ATGGAGTCGAAGACGCCTTCAatcgcgcagcctcgccccCTACCCGTGAAACGCAGAAAAGCTCAAAGTTCTTCCGATAGCTTAGGCTCGCGCCCCCGGTTGACCGGCACAGCCTGTTCTGGGTCGCTTTCTTCACAgtcgtcttcgctcccaACCGTcacttcgtcttctctcacCGTCCTGCCTCTGTCAAGCTGGCCTTTCGTTTCTTTGTCTGAAGCGGCTTCGTCAGCGTCGGCTCCTTTACCCCCGTCGGTTTCCTCGTTGTCGGCGGATGCACACctttccgcttcgctgccttcgggTGTCTCCCCCAGGCAACCGCCTTCAGCGTCCTATTCCTGTCGCCTGTGTTACGCGTGCCTGCGGgccagcctccgcaggcgtctgGAGGCTGCGGGCTGGCTTGTCGACTCCGGACTCAAGTTCGGCGTCGATTTCATCCTTTACTCTCGCTCGAAAGACCACAGTCACGCTGA ccttgGCGTGCTTCTTATCCCCTACGAACAAGCGACTCATCTGGCAGCGTCCTcactcgccggcgcctccgtctcttcgccgtcaTCTGCAGCCGCTTCATCGTGGTTTATCGCGGGCCAAGAGGCTTCCGCTGTTCTGTGCCGCGTCACGTGGCGGGACGtcgtcgcagctgcgcgtctgtgctTGTCAGTGTCCAAGCGTCTGTTGCTGGCAGTCCCCTTCATCCCGGCGACCCGCGCCCGCACTGCGAACGACGCCGCGAACCTTTCCTTGTGCAAACAAAGCGAGGGCCCCGCACAGACCAGGACGAGTTCCAACGACACTCTGGGGGAGCCCGGCGAGTCCGTGTTTCTTTACGCCTCGTCTCGCGACTCGTCTCATATTTCTAAACCACCCTCTTggctctccgctgcgtgcCCAGACTCGGCGCGTACGGCTGCGGCtcccgccgtctcctcggAGTCAAGACTCGAGCCTTCGTCTGCCAGCGCGTCGGCTGGAGCGTGTCCCTcctcggcgagggcgcctggaggcgaagaacagtgcgcctgtcgctcgtctgcgcgtgaGGCAGACCGCAAGAAGCGAGCAACACACGAGACCTCGCAACTGAGCCTcgaagcagagagcgagacagacgcaggAGAAGCACGAAGGGAAGGAGACACAACTAAGGCAGGACTCCAAGAGGGCATAGAGACGCGCCAGGGCGGAGTGCCGTCCCACAGAAGCACGGACGAAGAGAATCGG ATGTCGGGCTCGAAGAATTTGATTCAGCGCCGCGCGTACCGCGAGCGCACGCAGGACCTCCGTCGTGCGCAGAAGTACCCTTTTttggagaagaaaaaggactGGAATCTTCGAGCGATGCGCCacaagacgcagcagcagctggtcGCGCACCttgcggagaaggcgcgcacaAGGAACGAAGAGGAGTTCTCATTCCGCATGCTCAAGGCGAAGCAg GGTGCGCTGCTTGCGTTTGGAGACCCCCAGAACGGCACGagcgtcgccctcgacgaTGGCGCCGAGGACGATTTAGACGGCGACCACCACCGGAAGCCCAACGGAGAGGATAGTCGAGACGAAGGGGAAGAAAGTGGTGGGCAAAGTGAAAGCTGCGACGTgtcgagcgaggaggaaagcggcgacggtgaagacgaagaggcagcagagtGTCGGTGGTTAAGTCGAGCCCGGAGTCGTCAACTGAGCGACGATGCGGCTTCTCTCGCATACGAGGAGCCACATTCCATGGACGGGTTGTCTGATCTCTCAGGCCCAGCATACtcagaagacgaggcagccgcacgcAGGCACCTTACGCCCAAACAGAAGGGAGCCAAGCGAGTGCAGACGTGGCTAGACGACCTTGAACAGGACACCCAGcacgcgaagcgcctcgcgaaACTCGCAGCCAAGTTGCAGTTGAAGAACGATTTGGCGGGAAAGGGGCGGAGGAAGCTTGTGCGGGAAGGAAGCGGAAATGTGTTGCCTGTGTATAAGTGGTCGGCCGAGAGGAAGAAGTAG
- a CDS encoding hypothetical protein (encoded by transcript BESB_037610) translates to MPRSLPKSYARLSSSPSAPSSSQSVSTPSLSLRSSPPGRLPALANTGSTELGGHSRASCFASVCRAASLQACASLRSRRAVWGSRRARGGPETPRLQSRRERHRGLRRARPLHVLLTAFAVCVAWADGRGGMRMAEARRGSPMSSQGQIAPAALGSQSSGRASLFSSFPAEAHVSHVRLFPTRGAVPASNGKRLRTADASASSWADAAADASPLGSLASGVSRRNPLVSSSSRLSRVPHALRFARLTERREGGPLQQPGASAVVAAFVSPVATRMRPRGRKLHSARSASVPSPVLKVGTRASPLALAQARQVVYKLALKLPDIFPQAHQIVQDILASASSTSAAREGSLPASCGATLPANFAASVLADTRLNYGELLVRPLQTTGDRTLHLPLGEVGGKGLFTKELDLALLDGSVDFVVHSMKDVPTELPLGTEIGAFLPREDPRDVLLYCRKGDTGSGAQSQGSQRDLGDSSAPTDDPRVAGQGGNQSARSQQQSRLSPCSLLSVLPDCLIGENAEKCITIGTCSLRRQALLSASLPSSIFNLVGLRGNVQTRMKRISEGALDATLLAAAGLNRLNLLSSLLPSAALCQSSSSFGSRALALPSDSSSSRDQDAARMEAALLPVEAFCPAVCQGIIGVQYRTADRHVHELLQRLNSASALGQAACERAFLRALDGSCRTPIAGTAQWRSLARDAVGRGGLGGEGEKSEERRRESETAGAEKDVEHGWGGHPDCFSVTTELQFRGVLATPDGKQLFKQERTVAGVRTLEEAEDIGRSVAEDVKKQAGTSLLQMIQEQVTEGWKNLKTL, encoded by the coding sequence ATGCCACGGTCGCTCCCGAAGTCGTAtgctcgcctctcctcgtctccttccgcaCCGTCTTCCTCTCAATCGGTGTCTACCCCCAGCCTAAGTCTGCGCTCATCCCCACCCGGCCGTCTCCCGGCCCTGGCGAACACAGGCTCTACAGAGCTTGGCGGTCATTCTCGGGCTTCTTGCTTCGCGTCCGTTTGTCGTGCCGCTTCCTTGCAAGCTtgtgcgtcgctgcggtCACGCCGCGCTGTGTGGGGAtcccggcgcgcccgcggcggccctgagacgccgcggcttcagtcgagacgagagagacaccgcggtctgcggcgggcACGCCCTCTTCACGTGTTGCTGACAGCATttgccgtctgcgtcgcgtggGCAGACGGCCGAGGCGGCATGCGCATGGCGGAAGCCAGGCGTGGCTCTCCGATGTCCAGCCAGGGGCAGatcgcgcctgcggcgctcgggTCGCAGTCGAGcggtcgcgcgtctctcttctcttcttttcctgcTGAAGCTCACGTGTCTCATGTGCGCCTCTTTCCTACCCGCGGGGCCGTACCGGCTTCAAATGGGAAGCGCCTCCGTACGGccgacgcgtccgcgtcttcgtggGCAGATGCGGCAGCTGATGCGTCGCCCCTCGGgtctctcgcgtctggcgTTTCGCGGCGAAATCCACtcgtctcgtcgtcgtctcgtctctctcgagtgccgcatgcgctgcgtttcgcgcgcctcacAGAGCGAAGGGAAGGGGGTCCCTTGCAGCAGCCCGGCGCTTCTGCGGTCGTTGCAGCCTTCGTGTCTCCGGTCGCGACGCGGATGAGACCTCGCGGACGCAAGTTACACTCCGCGAGAAGCGCATCTGTCCCGTCGCCTGTGCTCAAGGTGggcacgcgcgcgtcgcctctcgctttggcgcaggcgcggcaggtGGTCTACAAGCTTGCGCTAAAGCTGCCGGACATCTTTCCGCAGGCGCACCAGATCGTGCAGGAcatcctcgcctccgcttcgtccacctcggcggcgcgagaggggtCGCTTCCGGCCTCCTGTGGTGCGACGTTGCCGGCGAACTTCGCCGCAAGCGTCCTCGCCGACACCCGACTCAACTATGGAGAGCTTCTGGTTcgcccgctgcagacgaCAGGCGACCGGACGCTGCACTTGCCTCTAGGGGAGGTCGGCGGGAAGGGCCTGTTTACAAAGGAACTGGATTTGGCGCTGCTCGACGGAAGCGTGGATTTCGTGGTTCACTCGATGAAGGACGTTCCAACTGAGCTCCCGCTGGGAACCGAAATCGGCGCCTTCTTGCCGCGCGAGGACCCCAGAGACGTCCTGCTCTACTGCCGGAAAGGCGAcacgggcagcggcgcgcagagtcAAGGCAGCCAGCGAGATCTGGGAGACAGTTCCGCGCCGACAGACGACCCCCGTGTCGCCGGCCAAGGGGGCAACCAGTCAGCGCGCTCTCAGCAGCAGTCTAGACTATCGCCCTGCTCTCTGCTATCGGTGCTTCCAGATTGCCTCATCGGAGAAAACGCCGAGAAGTGCATCACAATCGGGACGTGTTCACTCAGGCGCCAGGCACTTTTGTcagcgtcgctgccttcctctATCTTCAACTTGGTCGGACTGAGAGGAAACGTGCAGACTCGCATGAAGCGAATCTCAGAAGGTGCGCTCGATGCGACGCTCCTCGCAGCAGCTGGCCTTAACCGTCTCaatcttctctcctctctgctcccATCGGCTGCCCTCTGTcagtcttcctcttctttcggcTCTAGAGCGTTGGCTTTACCATCGGACAGCAGCTCCTCACGAGATCAAGATGCCGCTCGCATGGAAGCGGCGTTGCTTCCCGTAGAGGCTTTCTGCCCTGCAGTCTGTCAAGGCATCATTGGCGTTCAGTACCGCACAGCAGATAGGCACGTCCACGAGCTTCTCCAACGCTTGAATTCAGCTTCTGCGTTAGGGCAAGCCGCATGTGAAAGAGCGTTTTTGCGGGCGCTCGACGGAAGCTGCAGAACGCCGATCGCCGGAACGGCGCAgtggcgcagcctcgcgagagacgccgtagggagaggaggcttgggaggcgaaggcgaaaagtCAGAAGAGCGCCGACGGGAAAGCGAAACCGCGGGGGCAGAAAAGGACGTTGAGCATGGGTGGGGCGGACACCCAGACTGTTTTTCGGTGACGACGGAGTTGCAGTTTCGCGGAGTCTTGGCGACGCCGGATGGAAAGCAGCTATTCAAGCAAGAGAGAACAGTGGCTGGTGTCCGCACGCtggaagaggcggaagatATCGGCCGGTCGGTGGCTGAAGATGTCAAGAAACAAGCAGGGACTTCACTGCTTCAGATGATCCAGGAACAAGTGACCGAGGGATGGAAAAATCTGAAGACTCTTTAG
- a CDS encoding KRUF family protein (encoded by transcript BESB_037620), whose amino-acid sequence MDDETFAAVAIELVRREGSELRATWDHGVEHYVMQQVAEHQLRDNDPMPSLHTLKDWRLNSQKNFQRGVCSRLAKARQLEDKAQQIEETPVVEQGSMRNDDGSRSEHHEEAGERVRSRLGMH is encoded by the coding sequence ATGGACGACGAGACATTTGCTGCTGTGGCCATCGAGCTCGTACGAAGAGAGGGCAGCGAACTGCGAGCCACTTGGGACCACGGCGTAGAGCATTATGTCATGCAGCAGGTTGCCGAACACCAGTTGCGCGACAACGACCCAATGCCATCTCTTCACACACTCAAAGATTGGCGCTTAAATTCGCAGAAGAATTTCCAGCGTGGGGTATGTTCACGGCTGGCGAAGGCACGGCAACTGGAGGACAAAGCACAACAGATAGAGGAGACACCTGTCGTGGAGCAAGGGTCGATGCGAAACGACGACGGGTCCCGTTCGGAGCATCACGAGGAGGCGGGTGAGCGAGTGAGGAGTCGTCTGGGGATGCATTAG